The genome window TCTTGCGCAGTGGCAACGGAGAATCGCCATTTTCAACATTGAAATGATTGTCGGCAAAATTGAAGATATTAATCAGGTTGCATTAGTAAATCAACTAAATATCCCTTTCCGTCAAGGTTATGCTTACGGTCATCCAGAAAATCATAACCACCCGTCAAACGGGTGGTTTGCACATCGGCTATAAGCCGATAATAAAAGCCGGCGTCTCAAGGCGCTGGCTTTCGCTTTGCTCAAGCCAAAATGCTCTGACTACTTTGCCACCGCTTTAAGCGGTGTTTATACTACCTCACTTACCCTTAAAAGGGTCCGAATATTCCACACTTGTTAGCTTATCCATTGCTATATCATGTTTCTCTTGATCTCGGATATACTTCTTTATCGTGGATTCATTTAATCCAACTGTACTCACATAGTAGCCTTCAGCCCAAAAATGTCGGTTCCCATATTTGTATTTTAAGTTTGCATGTCGATCAAACATCATTAATGCACTTTTTCCTTTTAAGTATCCCATAAACTGCGAGACACTTAGTTTCGGCGGAATACTTACTAACAAGTGCACATGATCTGGCATCATATGACCTTCAATTATTTCTACTCCCTTATATTTGCACAACAAACGAATATAATCTCTCAGGTCTCTTCGGTATTGATTGAAGATCGCTTTACGTCTATACTTTGGTATGAATACGATGTGATACTTACATAACCACTTCGTATGGGCTAAGCTATTTAATTTATTAGCCATATTTATATAACCTCTTTTCCCTTATTGACTTTGGCTTGAACACCTACATCTTAAGGCAAAAGAGGCCTTTTTTATATAATTTTTATCGCCCACCCGCATAGCAGGTGGTTTTTTGTTTCGTGCACTCGCTCTGCTCGCGCACTCAACTAGGTCTAAAGACATTAATTTAAAAAATAAATAAGCGAAGTTGGTTTTTAACCAGCCTCGCTTATTTATTTTAGAAATATATTCGTATTAACAATAATTTTGCGCTTTAGCTATTTGCGATAAAATCCAATAACCGATACATAACTCGCTTATTTTCAGCCGGAACGCCATGCTGAATGATTTCTTTTCCATTTTGGTGAAGATCATTATGGTCTAATGGATATTGATCATCATTTACAGCAATCTCGCGAACATTATCTGCTGTCGGCTCAAAGTGGAATTGAAGCCCAATAACATTACCGTTCATAACAAAGCCTTGATTTTTAACTAAGTCACTACTAAATAATAAGTCTGCTTGAGCTGGAACTTCAAACATCTCTTCATGCCAATGCAGAGCGGTTAATTTTGGAGGAATATCAGAAATTAGATCGCTTTTTAAATACACCGGCGCCCAACCAACTTCTTTATGTGGTGCCTTCTTTACGGCATAACCGAGTGTCTTAGCGATCTGTTGGGCTCCATAACACGCACCAAAAATTGGCTTACGAGCATCCAATAGTTGCCGAATTAAAACTCGCTCTTGCTTAATCCACGTTAAGTCGTCATTAGGGCTCATGGGACCGCCAAGAATAATCAACATATCAGTCTCATCAGCAGTCGGCAAATTACCAAACTGATAGGGATGATAAACGTACATCTCATGTCCGCGGTCCTGTGACCATTCTTGAATTGTTCCTGGTCCTTCATTTGGCGTGTGTTGCAAAACATTGATTCTCATCGAATATCCTTTCCGTCGACGGCAATGTTGTGCTAGGTATCGCCTGCAAGTACCTAAGATATTATTGTTATAACATTAAATCATGAGCTTAACAATAATTTTTATTCCCAATATTCTTCATATTTTCGTGATGCTCCGGTTGCAGCATCAACGTCTGCTTCACCATTATCTTCACGGCGAAAAATAAAAACTGGCTCTTCAGTCTCTTGCTGATAATCAACAGTAACAACTAGTCCTGAGAAGAACCAAGCATCCGCAAAGTTAACATGGTAATTAATACCATCTTTTGTTATGACGATTGTTGCCTCATCGAGCGTCGATTCAGGTTCATACCCTTGCTTAGGACCATGTTTAACATTGTGTGGTTGAATTGTTTTACCATAAAGCTTTATTCCGTCTCCACTAACCAGGTTATATTTTTGTTGGAACCATTTGCTAGCAGTATCAGTAATAATTAATTGCACTTCAATCACTCCTTGGATGATTCTTGCAATAGATTGATCTAATAAATCTCTAAGATGTTTAATTATTCTACCACACCCTAATAACTAAATAACAATGATATATATTCTCGGCATCTATTTTTCTTGTTTTGAACACATAAGTAATTTTTGCTGGTAGCTTTCTTCTCGATTTAATTGGCTAAGCATTACTGCTGCAACATCTGCACGATTCGTACGCGGTGCTCCTGGCATTTTATAACCGGAAGCTGCATTTCTAACCAGTGGATTTTCAGTCTTAGGACCATCGAAAAGTGGACCCGGATAAATTAACGTCCAGTTTAAGTTTGAGGCGATTAAATGGCGTTCTCCTTTCTCATGATCAGCCTGATTCCCCTTCAAAAATGTTTGAACCCCGATTTTATATGGATAAGTTACATTTCTGATAGTTTCACCAGTTCCCAAACTTGATAAAACAATAATCCGTGATACATCAGCTAGTCTCATTATCTTAATTAATCGCGGCATAAAACTAGCAAATAAATCAGCGGAACTATCCTTAATTGGATTTCCCAGGGCAACTAATACTGCATTGCAAGACAGCATTGCCCGCTGAAGCTTTGTTGTCTCCTCAAGTGTTCCTTGAATTATCGTTAATTTTTCTTGTGAATTTAATTTTTCAGGAGAACGCACATATGCTACCACTTCATGTCCTTCTGATAGTGCTTGCCGAACTAATTCCTGTCCCGTTCGTCCAGTTGCTCCAAGAATAAATAGTTTCATTAGTTGCTACCTTCTTTCTTATTATCCTTCTTAAATTGAGCGGTAATTATTAGAATTAATCCTGTAATTATCGTATAGATTAGTCCCATCACCACAGAGTTTGCAGGTCCATGGTTAAAGTACATAATGCTTTTTACTCCCCTATACATGTAAGACATCGGAAGCCAATCAGCTAATGTACTATAAAAACCATTCAACGATTCAGGAACTGCAGTCAATAATGGCGCTGCAAAGAATAGCAGTAACATAAAAACTGGAATTGAAATTATCCCAACCCATGATTCTACCCCATTAATGAAGATAATGAAGGCAAAAGCACATAGCGACATAAATAGTCCCAGTTCAGTAAAGTTAGGAATATTGACATCCAAAATCCAAGATTGTAATGCGGGAACTCCATAACCGATCACTAAAGCTGATATCCCAGCAGCTATTAGTTGAACAAACAAAGCTGAAAATTTTTCTTTAAGCGATTTAAATCGAATTTTTGAGAATGCAAATCCTAAAAGCATTGACGTTCCTAGGCTTCCAAGCCATACCGATTGAAAGAAATGTGCGCCACCATTTGCCAAATCGCCAGTTTTATTAACCTTTTCTTTTTTTATGGTTAATGGATTAGATAAATTCAATGCCATTGTTGCTGGAATTGATGTTGACCTATTCGCTACGTTTTGTAGTAAGTTAGTGCTGAGTTTATTGTTTAATTGAGTTGTCATCTGCGTCAATGCAGTATTGACTTGGGTTGTAACAGTTGTTCCCATTCCCTGATTAATAATAATCTTTAATTCTGCTTTTTGTGCATTAGGTGCTGTTAAACTTTGAAGTTTTTCTGAAAAATCTTTAGGGATAACAATTGCCCCATAATATTTTTCTCGATTCATATCTTTTAATAGCTTTTTTTCAGAGTCAAACACTGTCCATTTAATACTCATTGCTGAAGAGTTTGAAGAACTAGTTGCTTCTGTTATTTGTTTCGCCAAATTTTCCCCAGTTACTCCGCTATCTTCATTTACAATAGCGATTGGCAAATCGTTAACTTTAACATGAGTTGAAGGTATTGCAGTAATTGAAAAGTAGGCTCCGATAAATAAAGCTACTATAATTGGTAACCATAAAAATTTGTTTTTTAATAGTTTTAACATAGCAATCTCCTCTTATTTCTAATAATATCGTCATTATAAAAAAGAGGGTGTTATACTAGAACTACAAAACGCTACAAGGTGTTGCATTTTTATGAAAAAATCTAAAACTGAGAAAAAAATTCAAGATGCCTTACTATTACTTTTAAAAACGGAAAGTATTAACCACATCACCATGAGCCAGATTGCTCAAAAAGCTAATCTTAATCGTGTCACTCTCTATCGACACTACAACGATAAATGGGATATTTTAGAGAATATAGAACAAGAATTTCTTCATAAGTTAGACACTCCGCATGCAAAAATGATCACTAATCTTCAGCTAACTACTCAGTCTTTACATCCTCATCCTAATTTAAGAGCACTAACAAGCTTCTTTAAGGTCTTTCAAGATAATTTTCCTCTTTTGCAAGTTCTTATGGGTCCAAATGCCAACTTAGGCTTTACTAATAAATTAATGACTTATTTAATCAACTTAGAAGAAAAATCACATCCTTACATCCCGGTTAGTATCCAGAAATTGAATCCAGATATGTTTTCTTACTATAGTATTTCCTCTTTGATCGGAATAATTCAGTTTTGGCGAAAAAATCAAAATTACTCACCATCACAAATGGCAGAATTTTTCTTTAAAATTCGTATCGGTGCTATTAAAGAATTCCAAAACAAATGAAGATAAGGCCAAGTGTTCTGATAAAAAGAAAAAACTCGGGACTGTTAAAATCACCAAGTTTTTTTCTTATAGCATCCTCTAATAAAACTTCCCAAAACTTTTATTTTTCGTCATCTTGAACCATCTTTAAGCTGGAGCCAAAGATTTGTTCAATCGTAACCGGATCACGGTGGTCAAAGAATTGGCTTTCCTTCTTGTTAAGACTAGCTATCTTTTTCATATCATCATTGGAAAGTTCAAAATCAAAGACATCGATATTTTCTTCCATCCGGTTCTTGTGGACTGACTTTGGAATGACAGTAATACCCCGTTGTAAAAGCCAGCGAAGAATTACTTGACCATTGCTCTTGCCATACTTGGCAGCAATTTCCGCAATTATTTCGTTGGTAAAAATATCATGCTTACCTTCCGCAAATGGTGCCCATGCTTCAACACGAATATCTTCACTTTGCGCAAACTTAACCTCTTGATCTTGCTGGTACCAAGGGTTAACTTCAATTTGGTTGACCGCTGGCTTAACAGGCATTGTTAATTCAAGATCCTTTAGTTGATCAGCGTAGAAGTTCGATACACCGATTGCGCGAATCTTACCTTCTTTCTGTGCTTCTTGTAATGCTCGCCAAGCCCCCATTGTATCGCCATATGGTTGATGGAGAAGGTAAAGATCCATGTAATCAAGGCCAAGTTTTTGCAGTGAAGCGTCAATCCCTGCTTTAGCCCGCTTATAGTTAAAATCAGACACCCATAACTTAGAAGTTACAAAGACATCTTCACGGTTTACACTACTATTCTTAATTGCCTTTCCAACTGCTTCTTCATTTTGGTAAGCAGCAGCAGTATCGATTAAACGATAGCCGACTTCAAGAGCATCGGTAACTGCTTGTTCAGCTTGGCTTAAGTCTGGAACTTGGAATACTTCAAATCCAAGGGTTGGCATTTCTACTCCGTTATTTAATTTTACTGTTGGTACATTTGTCATAAAATAATTCTTCCTTCCTGTAATTAATCGTTGTCTATATATTAATTGCTAATTTACAAATTGAAAATTACTAACTTTACATGGTAGTATACAATCAGTGCATACTATTAAGGAGTAGTCTAATGATCGACAATTACTTGCTTGAAGAATTAGTGACCTTTGCCAGTGAAAAAACACTTGCTAAAACCGCTGAAAAACTTAATGTTACCCAACCGACCGTTACCCGGGGGATGCAAAAATTAGAAGACGAGCTTGGAATTCAATTATTTGACCGCCAACCCAACCGCATTATCCTTACTGATACCGGAAAATTAGCTGCTGAAAAAGCTACTGAAGTTCTCGCCGTCAACCGCAATTTTATTCAGCAGCTTCAAAATTATGCTGCTCGACAATCAGTAATTAAAATCGCATCAATTGCTCCGGGCCCATTAATTCTGCTTCGCGTAAAAAGTGCATCTTTCTCTACTCAAATTTCGATTGACGAGAAGTTTATTACCCCTGACCAAATCACCGCTTCACTTTTAAACAATGAAAATTCAATAATTATCAGCGACCAAGAGATTCAAACTGATCAAATTGAATCGCGTTATTTAGGTGCTGAAAATCTCTATGTTAATCTTGATAAATTTATGTACCTTGCTAATTCCCAACAGGTTTCTTTTAAGGACCTAGCCGGCTTAAGTTTTGTCGTTTTGAACGATATCGGACCGTGGAAAGAAATCATCCAAAAATATATTCCAAATGCTAAATTTTTATATCAAGAAGAATGGGCCGCACTTACTGAAATCACAAAATATTCTAGTTTCCCATACTTTAGCACTAACATAACAACAGCTAATCCACGACCACGTACTTCAAAGGACAATCGAGTCAGGCTCCCGATTACCGATGA of Limosilactobacillus reuteri subsp. reuteri contains these proteins:
- the tnpA gene encoding IS200/IS605 family transposase codes for the protein MANKLNSLAHTKWLCKYHIVFIPKYRRKAIFNQYRRDLRDYIRLLCKYKGVEIIEGHMMPDHVHLLVSIPPKLSVSQFMGYLKGKSALMMFDRHANLKYKYGNRHFWAEGYYVSTVGLNESTIKKYIRDQEKHDIAMDKLTSVEYSDPFKGK
- a CDS encoding type 1 glutamine amidotransferase, whose translation is MRINVLQHTPNEGPGTIQEWSQDRGHEMYVYHPYQFGNLPTADETDMLIILGGPMSPNDDLTWIKQERVLIRQLLDARKPIFGACYGAQQIAKTLGYAVKKAPHKEVGWAPVYLKSDLISDIPPKLTALHWHEEMFEVPAQADLLFSSDLVKNQGFVMNGNVIGLQFHFEPTADNVREIAVNDDQYPLDHNDLHQNGKEIIQHGVPAENKRVMYRLLDFIANS
- a CDS encoding HesB/YadR/YfhF family protein; protein product: MIEVQLIITDTASKWFQQKYNLVSGDGIKLYGKTIQPHNVKHGPKQGYEPESTLDEATIVITKDGINYHVNFADAWFFSGLVVTVDYQQETEEPVFIFRREDNGEADVDAATGASRKYEEYWE
- a CDS encoding NAD(P)-dependent oxidoreductase is translated as MKLFILGATGRTGQELVRQALSEGHEVVAYVRSPEKLNSQEKLTIIQGTLEETTKLQRAMLSCNAVLVALGNPIKDSSADLFASFMPRLIKIMRLADVSRIIVLSSLGTGETIRNVTYPYKIGVQTFLKGNQADHEKGERHLIASNLNWTLIYPGPLFDGPKTENPLVRNAASGYKMPGAPRTNRADVAAVMLSQLNREESYQQKLLMCSKQEK
- a CDS encoding SNG1 family protein, with protein sequence MLKLLKNKFLWLPIIVALFIGAYFSITAIPSTHVKVNDLPIAIVNEDSGVTGENLAKQITEATSSSNSSAMSIKWTVFDSEKKLLKDMNREKYYGAIVIPKDFSEKLQSLTAPNAQKAELKIIINQGMGTTVTTQVNTALTQMTTQLNNKLSTNLLQNVANRSTSIPATMALNLSNPLTIKKEKVNKTGDLANGGAHFFQSVWLGSLGTSMLLGFAFSKIRFKSLKEKFSALFVQLIAAGISALVIGYGVPALQSWILDVNIPNFTELGLFMSLCAFAFIIFINGVESWVGIISIPVFMLLLFFAAPLLTAVPESLNGFYSTLADWLPMSYMYRGVKSIMYFNHGPANSVVMGLIYTIITGLILIITAQFKKDNKKEGSN
- a CDS encoding TetR/AcrR family transcriptional regulator, with the translated sequence MKKSKTEKKIQDALLLLLKTESINHITMSQIAQKANLNRVTLYRHYNDKWDILENIEQEFLHKLDTPHAKMITNLQLTTQSLHPHPNLRALTSFFKVFQDNFPLLQVLMGPNANLGFTNKLMTYLINLEEKSHPYIPVSIQKLNPDMFSYYSISSLIGIIQFWRKNQNYSPSQMAEFFFKIRIGAIKEFQNK
- a CDS encoding aldo/keto reductase, whose protein sequence is MTNVPTVKLNNGVEMPTLGFEVFQVPDLSQAEQAVTDALEVGYRLIDTAAAYQNEEAVGKAIKNSSVNREDVFVTSKLWVSDFNYKRAKAGIDASLQKLGLDYMDLYLLHQPYGDTMGAWRALQEAQKEGKIRAIGVSNFYADQLKDLELTMPVKPAVNQIEVNPWYQQDQEVKFAQSEDIRVEAWAPFAEGKHDIFTNEIIAEIAAKYGKSNGQVILRWLLQRGITVIPKSVHKNRMEENIDVFDFELSNDDMKKIASLNKKESQFFDHRDPVTIEQIFGSSLKMVQDDEK
- a CDS encoding LysR family transcriptional regulator; translation: MIDNYLLEELVTFASEKTLAKTAEKLNVTQPTVTRGMQKLEDELGIQLFDRQPNRIILTDTGKLAAEKATEVLAVNRNFIQQLQNYAARQSVIKIASIAPGPLILLRVKSASFSTQISIDEKFITPDQITASLLNNENSIIISDQEIQTDQIESRYLGAENLYVNLDKFMYLANSQQVSFKDLAGLSFVVLNDIGPWKEIIQKYIPNAKFLYQEEWAALTEITKYSSFPYFSTNITTANPRPRTSKDNRVRLPITDEAAKMTFYANYLKKQKNSLTPLLNKINQTWPNLS